In one window of Episyrphus balteatus chromosome 3, idEpiBalt1.1, whole genome shotgun sequence DNA:
- the LOC129913774 gene encoding serine protease 7-like yields the protein MNTVNFASFSFLFFSIAISVFADKDCLNPNQRKGYCITIAECPVLKALGEKASPTPEERQFLSDSVCTDGFGEVPYVCCTTDTNYKDPAINQRLSNDLLPGPEICGDQPSGSKIYSGKETEIDEFPWMALFNYGTDEEPIFGCAGSIINSRYIITAAHCIVEKPNINSIRLGEYDTENNGIDCIGTDCADPVLNVFIESIIIHPNYNIKSRHRHNDIALIRVKDEIQYTSFISPVCMPWVLKLNPSEVGKNLVVAGWGRTLKDKKSSIKQKVAVPIGEHLACQQAFWRAKVILLQSQQVCAGGNFLEDACDGDSGGPLMVFKGKWAIEGIVSYSRGCGLEVPGVYTRVAGYEDWIVSSLKE from the exons ATGAATACTGTGAATTTTGCaagcttttcttttttgtttttttccattGCAATAAGTGTATTTGCAGATA AAGATTGCTTAAATCCTAATCAACGGAAAGGCTATTGCATAACAATAGCAGAATGTCCTGTTTTAAAGGCTTTAGGAGAAAAAGCATCACCAACACCTGAGGAGAGACAGTTTTTAAGTGATTCTGTTTGCACTGATGGTTTTGGAGAGGTTCCATATGTTTGCTGCACTACTGATACAAATTATAAGGATCCTGCTATAAATCAGAGGCTATCTAACGATTTGCTACCTGGTCCTGAAATTTGTGGTGATCAACCAAGTGGAAGCAAGATCTATAGTGGAAAAGAAACAGAAATTGATGAGTTTCCTTGGATGGCATTATTTAACTATG GAACGGACGAAGAACCGATTTTTGGTTGTGCGGGCAGTATTATCAATTCTAGATACATTATAACCGCAGCGCATTGTATTGTTGAAAAGCCAAACAT TAACTCCATTCGCTTGGGAGAATATGATACTGAAAATAACGGTATAGATTGCATCGGAACTGATTGTGCTGATCCCGTTTTAAATGTTTTCATCGAAAGTATTATAATTCATCCGAATTACAATATAAAAAGCCGACATCGTCACAATGATATTGCATTGATTCGTGTGAAAGATGAAATTCAATACACTTCATTTATTTCACCAGTTTGCATGCCATGGGTCTTAAAACTCAATCCCAGTGAAGTGGGTAAAAATTTGGTAGTTGCCGGATGGGGTAGGACACTAAAAG ataaaaaaagtaGCATTAAACAGAAGGTAGCCGTGCCAATTGGTGAGCATTTGGCATGTCAACAGGCATTCTGGAGAGCAAAAGTAATTTTATTGCAATCACAACAAGTTTGTGCAGGAGGTAATTTCCTTGAAGATGCTTGCGATGGTGATTCAGGAGGACCATTAATGGTTTTCAAGGGCAAATGGGCTATAGAGGGAATTGTTTCTTATTCCAGAGGATGTGGATTAGAAGTACCCGGAGTTTATACACGCGTAGCGGGATATGAAGATTGGATAGTATCAAGCTTGAAGGAATAA
- the LOC129916222 gene encoding serine protease 7-like, which yields MMFSKNNNNKNVTHNIYSMSMAVVALVVVCILVDSSSAQNSCRTPDNKSGSCISIYDCANILSLIKKTPLSNADKLFAQQSQCQNGVGRSPFVCCATGGGNAAGPGPSAGNGEGVILPSLPRCGQAAVGDRIYNGNDTLLDEFAWMVLLEYVGRDNKPILNCAGSLINQRYVLTAAHCVTGAILREVGRLNRIRLGEYDLSKDIDCLGKDCADPVINMGFEEVIPHPQYDDSSKNKANDIALIRLDGVVTYTDFIKPVCLPSAFGVQSQLRTGTNLIVAGWGRTLDSRQSKIKQKLYIPINDFQECSEKFAAKRIQLESSQLCVGGQWLQDSCDGDSGGPLMREANKLNYAIEGVVSFGNRCGLEEWPGIYTKVSDFEPWIKATLRP from the exons atgatgttttcaaaaaacaacaacaacaaaaatgtaacgCATAACATTTATTCAATGTCAATGGCAGTAGTTGCATTAGTTGTTGTTTGCATTCTCGTCGATAGTTCAAGTGCACAGA ATTCTTGTAGAACTCCAGACAACAAAAGCGGTTCATGTATCTCAATATACGATTGTGCAAATATCCTGTCACTTATCAAGAAAACTCCACTCTCGAATGCAGACAAACTATTTGCACAACAATCCCAATGTCAGAATGGAGTTGGTCGATCACCGTTTGTATGTTGCGCAACAGGAGGAGGAAATGCAGCGGGTCCAGGACCTTCTGCAGGTAATGGTGAAGGAGTTATATTACCTTCTTTGCCAAGATGTGGACAAGCAGCTGTGGGTGATAGGATTTATAATGGAAATGACACCTTGTTGGATGAGTTTGCTTGGATGGTACTTCTGGAGTATGTCGGAC GTGAtaataagccaattttaaattgTGCTGGCAGTCTAATTAATCAACGCTATGTTTTAACGGCAGCGCATTGTGTGACAGGAGCTATTCTTCGTGAAGTTGGTCGATT AAATCGTATACGACTTGGTGAATATGACCTGTCCAAGGACATCGATTGTCTTGGAAAAGATTGTGCGGATCCTGTTATTAATATGGGATTTGAAGAGGTTATACCTCATCCGCAGTATGATGACTCAAGTAAAAACAAGGCAAATGACATTGCACTTATACGTTTAGATGGAGTTGTAACATATACAGATTTTATTAAACCAGTTTGCTTGCCATCGGCATTCGGAGTTCAATCACAACTGAGAACTGGTACTAATTTAATTGTAGCTGGTTGGGGTAGAACTCTTGACA GTCGACAAAGTAAAATCAAGCAAAAACTCTATATACCCATTAATGATTTTCAAGAATGCTCTGAGAAATTTGCAGCAAAACGTATACAACTTGAATCTTCTCAGCTATGTGTGGGTGGACAGTGGCTGCAAGATAGCTGCGATGGGGATTCCGGTGGTCCACTTATGAGGGAGGCGAATAAGCTTAACTATGCAATAGAAGGTGTTGTGTCCTTTGGAAATAGATGTGGACTTGAAGAATGGCCAGGAATTTATACAAAAGTTTCTGATTTTGAACCATGGATAAAAGCCACTCTTCGGCCATAA